CAAAAAGCCTTGTCTTATTTGTCCTAACATTATATGAGACCAGTCGGGAACTTTTAGTTACCAAAATGATAGAGTTGTCATAATATGACTTAATACGCGTAGTGAGATGAATGGTCACAAGTTTGTTCCAAACGCCTGGTTGTATCATTACCCATACATCATGAACAAACCCGTCGACAAAGTTCAAGATGCCAAGGGAGTCACCAAGCAATATCAGATATGCCAACCAATGATAATCCTCGTGACCACGTGGTGGCCCTTCCATATCTACAAACACCTCATTCCCAAAGTCAAATGAAACAATTCTACATTTATTATTCTCCCTTACCAGCCAATAGTAATATCCATTCAGATAATCTGTAGTTTTTAAACTATTtcgttcaaatatattatttcccTCTATGTCTACGTCTAGGTTATGTTTGAATATTTTCCATGAATCCCTAGAACATGAGTAGATCGCTGCATATTCTTCCAAAGCATTATAGTAAAGCACTTTATAATCCTTAGTCATAGGCTCTAATCCGAACACTATATCACGATAGTGTTTATCGTAAGGTATAAAATCAATTGTTGCGGCAGGGAGGTGTCTCACCTCTCTGTTAGCTGGATTCCATAATGTACACAAAATGGCATTATCAATTTGTCTTTCTATGAAAAACACACCATCAATAGAACCTAACAAGTTGGTAATATTATCTCCAAATCTTTGAAAAATTTTTTGTTCATCTATACCCTTATCGGAAACCAAAGTGACAGTAGGAGCATCGGttgcatcataatcataaatcaAGTGTTGCGGAGGCTTCTTCTTCTTACAGTGGTCTATAGTGAAGCTAGGGTTATTGATAAGATTGCCCCAATTTTTGCACACACATTTGAATCTACACAACGATGTCACAGGTAAACTCAGTAGAATCTCTCTTAATGATTCTTCAGAAAAAGCCCTACTATAAGCCATACTAATTCCACCAACACAGAAAATTGAAAAGCAAATGAGATGAGATATCAACAAAATCAAACACACCTTTGCTTTTAGTTTCTGAATTCGACAGATCTGTTAGCCCACAATTATTCGTTGAGTGacaaaacttttttgtagttaGGTGGTGGTTGAACGGTGGAGTTACGACGATAATCGGAGGAGGAATGAAGCGGAGGGGTGGAGATGCGGCGGTGAGAATAGAGAACAAATATATACAGTTGGGAGAGTATTTATAGGATCTGCAGTATGCACNNNNNNNNNNNNNNNNNNNNNNNNNNNNNNNNNNNNNNNNNNNNNNNNNNNNNNNNNNNNNNNNNNNNNAAAAAGTCAAAAATGTCATTAATGAAATCAACAAAAATGTATTTAGTTGAAAGTTTGATTTATCATATTTACTAATTTCATCTATagaaaaagagtaaatattgTCATTAatgaaatcaacaaaaatatatttagttgATTGTTTGGTTTAATAGatgagaaatatctttttttctaaataaaaaataatagtttttttcttttcaagtactttttttaaaataatattattttaattagaaaattattATACTACTTCAAATAGGACAATAGTGTCACTCAtaatttcttctttattaaGGAATTATAATTAATGTCACTAATCAATCCATAAGAAAAATAGTATCACTCAtaatttcttctttattaaGGAATTAATTAATGTCACTAAGCAATCCATAAGAGTCCATTGCAAAATGCTCACGTATCCTCCATGATTCATTTATTAAGGGGAAAAGGGCTTGAAATATATCCAAATTTTGACCGAAATTACTATAACAATCCTAAACTTTGGGTACGACCTATTActcccctgcactatttaaaggtgtattttaaatatatataggtgtctacgtggacatcataaatattacaTCAATATGTATAGTAACTTGTCCAGATGacacttatatatttttaaaatacactattaaatagtgcagggtgTAATAGGTTCTGCACAAAGTTTGGAATTATTACAACAATTTCAGTGaaagttcgaatatatttcagatttttttccctttattaaCTATGAAGTTCTAATACAATTAAATTTACCACAAACAAAGGGGGGAAAAGTCTTTTGTCTATAATctattgtaaaatttatttaccaaaaaacAATCTAACAAAATAAGGATACACTTTTACATATAACTTATATGTTTCCCGTTAATATCAATATCCTAGTTCctataaaataactaaatgatAAGTTTGTCTATTATAGAGTATTTTGATGGAtgacaaaaaatttaattaatatttacaaGGACctttatacttttaaaacaaTACAGATATAAAAGATTGGTGAAAGTTTAGGCGCCTACTCCAACCTATAAACAAGGACGAACCTAGGGAGCGGGAGGATGTTTATGTGAACCTCATCGActaaaaaatcacatttttattgacaaggtaattttttttatatacatatataaattttgaatcacTTATGCACAAGTGACAAGACAAGAGATTGGTTCAATCACCAATAACTTGGAGTATAAAAACACTATTACACACGATAATCTCATATTGCACCTAATTGAAGCTAGAATGaaccataaataaataacatgtaAATGTTATCCAATGTGCTTAAAGCTCttattgaaatttaatatttgGACACCACTCTTGTCAAACAACAACTAAGATGGAGCCCATTATTTTCTTGTCTTAATTGTTACTAAGCTCTCTTTATGATAATAAAGCCTATAACCATCTCCATCTAGATGTTACTTTAGGCTCGGATGACGTAATTCAAGAAACCTTGTCTTGTTTTCCCTAACATTATACAAGACCAGTCAAAAACTTTTGTAACAACCTGAACCGTCGTTATTTAGAAAAGGCGAAACGTCAAGGAAAACTGGGCCCATCATCCCACTAGAACGGGACAGATGTCGCTACGGTGGCAGCACTCAACGGGATAGTGTGCGCCAAAGCGAGAAGGACAGGACAGAATTTAAATAACACAAAGTCTTAATTACTCCTTTTTCCCAAAACACCAAAAAGAGGAAAGTATCACCCCCAAAAACCCTGAAAAGGCTGCTCTAGGCTTGGGAAGGAAGTTGAACGAGATTTTTAGTGTAAGGATGTCGATAGCTTGCGGATTTCCGGTCAAAATCCACCTTCCTGTCGTTCGGAAGCCAGGATTGGAGCTACAATCCCTCTGTGACTACTTGGCGCCCAGATAGGCTAGGTTTatttaattgagtagttataaatctgTGATTCACTGCATAGTATATTGGTAATTGACAGTAGAATTCATGTGTAGGCTTTCGTGCACCGAATAAAGGGATGGTTGTACATGTATTTCCAGGTGTTACATCAGACATATGTCGTAGGAAGAAGCCTCATCATGTGAACTAGGATTAAGTGTTGGTTGATTTCCTGGTTGTGTGATATAAACCTATTAATGGCTTCGTTATATGCATACATGTATGGGATTAGAGATGTATGAATCGAACTTAAGGGAAAGACGAAAAATGTACAATTTTATGCCATGAACCTAACACTTGATTGCATGATTATGAGTATGTTCAgtatgggtgtgattgtgatGATTGTATCGGGTGTCACGTACAGACACATAtacatacattggatcgggtgccacgtacttacacacatacatacattggatcggatgtcacgtaccgacacatatacatacattggatcgagtgtcacgtacccacacactaacagtttgggtgtgggttccatgagaggaccacttgtgattgatatttttatatctACTTGTTATCGATAATGTGGAATTGAACattgctcctgaaatgataacGGGATtgtgaattatatatatatatatatatatatatatatatatatatacacacacacacgtGGGTTTAGGGTGTCGTAAGGAAATTAGGTATATCTCGTCAATGAATGAATTGTGAATGGTCAGGCCCAAATCGAGATGTGGTATAGTAAGCGGAGATCGAGGGTCCAGGTTTTACTATGTGTTACCTTAGAGAGGTGGTCATGTGTATTGTAGTTGAGAATTGGGGTGGTGTTATGGCACAAATGTTAATTAGTTAGGAATTACCGTGGAAAGGGGTTATTATTGAAACTGTTAAACAAGCCTTGATAGAACGTACTAGGGAGTCAAGGGTTGAGTGGTGAGGTGGAAGAAGTAAGGGCGTACCATGAGAGGTTG
The DNA window shown above is from Solanum stenotomum isolate F172 chromosome 6, ASM1918654v1, whole genome shotgun sequence and carries:
- the LOC125868900 gene encoding F-box protein At3g08750-like; translation: MAYSRAFSEESLREILLSLPVTSLCRFKCVCKNWGNLINNPSFTIDHCKKKKPPQHLIYDYDATDAPTVTLVSDKGIDEQKIFQRFGDNITNLLGSIDGVFFIERQIDNAILCTLWNPANREVRHLPAATIDFIPYDKHYRDIVFGLEPMTKDYKVLYYNALEEYAAIYSCSRDSWKIFKHNLDVDIEGNNIFERNSLKTTDYLNGYYYWLVRENNKCRIVSFDFGNEVFVDMEGPPRGHEDYHWLAYLILLGDSLGILNFVDGFVHDVWRLPRVHRESAIEDFLHLQSPVNTTISVFDSPWWKSQTLTPAQQETIQSIPL